The following nucleotide sequence is from Chryseobacterium sp. CY350.
AAAACAGAAAACAAAAGCCAAAGTCAAGCAGATTGCTTTTGATTTGATTAAATTATACGCAGAAAGAAAAACGGCCAAGGGATTTGCCTACACTCCGGATTCTTATCTTCAGAATGAGTTGGAAGCAAGTTTTATCTATGAAGATACGCCCGATCAGGAAAAAGCTACCATCGATGTAAAAAATGACATGGAAGCTGAAACTGTGATGGACCGTTTGGTTTGCGGTGACGTAGGTTTTGGTAAAACGGAGGTTGCCATTCGTGCTGCTTTCAAAGCTGCAACAGACGGAAAACAGGTTGCGATTCTGGTTCCTACTACGATTCTGGCATTTCAGCATTACCGAAGTTTTAAAGACCGACTGAAAGATTTTCCGGTGAATATTTCTTATTTAAACAGATTCAGAACCGCAAAACAGAAATCTGAAACAATCGCAGGTTTAAAAGACGGAAAAGTAGATATCGTCATCGGAACGCATCAATTAGCTTCTGAAAAAGTTAAATTTAAAGATTTAGGCTTATTGATTATTGATGAAGAACATAAATTCGGAGTTGCGGTAAAAGATAAATTAAAAACTTTAAAATCAAATATTGATACGCTGACTCTCACTGCAACACCGATTCCGAGAACTTTACAGTTTTCACTGATGGCTGCGAGAGATCTATCAGTAATTAAAACGCCACCACCAAACAGGCAGCCTGTGGAAACTCACATGGTTGGTTTTAGTGAAGAAATTATTCGTGATGCAGTTTCTTATGAATTGCAACGTGACGGACAGGTTTATTTTATCAACAATAGAGTTGAAAATTTAAAAGATATTGCCGGTTTGATTCAAAGACTGGTTCCGGATGCGAGAGTGATTACCGGTCACGGACAAATGGAAGGCAAACAGCTTGAAAGAAACGTTCTCGATTTTATGGAAGGAAAATATGACGTTTTGGTTGCAACAACCATCGTCGAAAGTGGAGTAGATGTACCGAACGCGAATACCATGTTTATCAATGATGCGCAACGTTTTGGGATGGCAGATCTTCACCAGATGAGAGGTCGCGTTGGGCGAAGCAATAGAAAAGCTTTCTGTTATCTGATTACGCCGCCGCTGGATATGGTAACTTCTGATGCTAGAAAAAGACTGGAAGCGATTGAGCAGTTTTCAGATTTGGGAAGCGGTTTTCAGATTGCGATGAAAGATCTGGAAATTCGTGGTGCAGGAGATTTACTAGGAGGCGAACAAAGCGGATTCATTAATGAAATGGGCTTTGAAACCTATCAGAAAATGATGCAGGAAGCTTTGGAAGAATTAAAAGACGATAAAGATTTTGAAAATTTATTTGAAAATGAAGCAGACCGTCAGAAATTATTTAAAACAGTAAAAGAAGTCAATATTGATACAGATCTAGAGCTGATGTTGCCTGATTCTTATATTTCAAGCACAGAAGAAAGATTGTTGCTTTACCAAAAATTAGCTGAGATTGCTAATGAAACTGATCTTCAGAAATTTGAATCCGAACTGACGGATCGTTTCGGAGCTTTACCTTCTGAAGCAATCAATTTATTGAAAAGTGTTGCCTTGAAATGGCTGGCTGCAGCTATTGGCTTCGAAAAAATCGTCATGAAAAACGGAATTTTCTTAGGCTATTTCCCGAACAATCCTCAGGACAAATTTTATCAGACTGATAAATTCAGGCATATCATTACATATTTAACTCAAAATCCTGCTAAAGCGCAGCTGAAAGAAAAAGCTGGTAAAGAAGGAAATCAGTTGATGATGAGAAAAGACGGCGTTCAGAATGTAGATGAGGTAAATGTTTTGCTTAAGTCTATTCTTGATATTTAAATCAAATTTGTTTATTTTTAAATTTTCAGTATTTGTCTAGAATCAAAATCTAAAAGCGAAAGTTTTTAGATTTTTTTTGTTAAATATTTAAAATAAGTCTACTCGTATTGAAAATTAATTATATTTGCTAGATAAAAAACTAAACTCTATGATCAGAAATCTATTGAAAGGAGCATCAGCGCTGCTTCTTTGTCTAATGTTCTCATGCGACAATACAACCGCAGATCCCATTAATCAAAATAATAATAACAATAATTCTGGTGGAACTGGAGGCGGAACGACTGGTCCCACCATTACAGGACCAAGAATTTTACATAAAATAACTGCAAATAATTCGACTACTGAAGAGTTCGTAACCAATGGAAACGTTTTACAGAAGGCTATTTATAGAGAAGA
It contains:
- the mfd gene encoding transcription-repair coupling factor, producing the protein MQLKTIKESFLPDLLRKEFGKELFAQLENHQHLSVKGSAGSSVSIFTAELFLTFKKTILFLVDDKEEALYINTEMEDLLGKDKVLYFPATHLEPYQVEKTQNANLVLRTDVLNKINSEKSPKIIVAYTAALSEKVLKKEDFKAISHHIKVGDQLDFDFVDELLSHYQFQQTDFVSEPGEFSVRGGIVDVFSYSNEKPYRITFFGNEVENIKTFDIENQLSVDKVKDFQLVSNMNYSVSGSRVSLLELLPKDSFVVSKNAVVGLNKVRSFYEKSLEKYDTLSKDISHRTPQELFISDEEFLFDYKKFKTIDFSSQALEISGSETLQLNQTQQPSFHKNFELLIEDLDEKQQQGFDTWISFATDKQKERLESIFEDIDFSQSGLSKISFKSFKSELHEGFVDADHKILVYTDHQIFDRYQRYKAKNTFAKSEQLTLKDLMSLKVGDYIAHIDHGIGKFMGLVKVNNDGKIQECFKLTYKNGDLLYVSIHSLHKISKYNGPDGKEVVLSKLGSPAWKSLKQKTKAKVKQIAFDLIKLYAERKTAKGFAYTPDSYLQNELEASFIYEDTPDQEKATIDVKNDMEAETVMDRLVCGDVGFGKTEVAIRAAFKAATDGKQVAILVPTTILAFQHYRSFKDRLKDFPVNISYLNRFRTAKQKSETIAGLKDGKVDIVIGTHQLASEKVKFKDLGLLIIDEEHKFGVAVKDKLKTLKSNIDTLTLTATPIPRTLQFSLMAARDLSVIKTPPPNRQPVETHMVGFSEEIIRDAVSYELQRDGQVYFINNRVENLKDIAGLIQRLVPDARVITGHGQMEGKQLERNVLDFMEGKYDVLVATTIVESGVDVPNANTMFINDAQRFGMADLHQMRGRVGRSNRKAFCYLITPPLDMVTSDARKRLEAIEQFSDLGSGFQIAMKDLEIRGAGDLLGGEQSGFINEMGFETYQKMMQEALEELKDDKDFENLFENEADRQKLFKTVKEVNIDTDLELMLPDSYISSTEERLLLYQKLAEIANETDLQKFESELTDRFGALPSEAINLLKSVALKWLAAAIGFEKIVMKNGIFLGYFPNNPQDKFYQTDKFRHIITYLTQNPAKAQLKEKAGKEGNQLMMRKDGVQNVDEVNVLLKSILDI